One genomic window of Chloroflexota bacterium includes the following:
- a CDS encoding phosphatidylserine decarboxylase family protein: MRINREGTPFILAPTALAAALGLLGFRKTAAASALAAAGVAYFFRDPDRRPPAPRDLVVSPADGTVIVLKRTFEPRWLKGEAWQVGIFMSVLDVHVNRAPVTGTLEAIEHRPGAFLRAYEAEAITRNERRYYYLLRDDGKRVLMVQVAGAIARRTVPFIAAGETFQRGERLGMIRFGSRVEVYLPLEAEPLVALGHKVRAGETPLAFLPRE, translated from the coding sequence ATGCGCATCAACCGAGAAGGCACGCCGTTCATTTTGGCCCCCACCGCCCTGGCTGCGGCTTTAGGGCTGCTGGGCTTCCGCAAGACGGCAGCGGCCAGTGCACTCGCGGCTGCGGGGGTGGCCTATTTCTTCCGCGACCCCGACCGCAGGCCCCCAGCGCCGCGCGACCTCGTGGTTTCCCCCGCCGATGGTACGGTCATCGTGCTCAAGCGCACCTTCGAGCCCCGCTGGCTGAAAGGGGAAGCCTGGCAAGTTGGCATCTTCATGAGCGTGCTCGACGTGCATGTCAACCGCGCCCCGGTCACCGGCACGCTGGAAGCCATCGAACACCGGCCGGGCGCTTTCCTGCGCGCCTACGAAGCCGAAGCCATCACCCGCAACGAGCGCCGCTACTACTACCTGCTGCGCGATGACGGTAAGCGGGTGCTGATGGTGCAGGTCGCGGGCGCCATCGCCCGCCGTACTGTGCCGTTCATCGCCGCAGGGGAAACCTTCCAGCGCGGCGAGCGCCTGGGGATGATTCGCTTCGGTTCACGCGTGGAAGTTTATCTGCCGCTGGAAGCCGAACCCCTGGTCGCGCTCGGCCACAAGGTCCGCGCTGGCGAAACTCCACTTGCCTTCCTGCCTCGGGAGTAA
- a CDS encoding class I SAM-dependent methyltransferase, whose translation MPFRGRCCGCYGHADASRPLSSLPTKPPNPRRSPDPTVLATPGAPRVDTAFHGDPRHYDQSRSLPPGVQEAIVAALAARLPEGARVLDVGAGSGRLALPLAARGFWVVAADLSPEMLAHLRAKRPAGAAFPQPVLTDAMHLPFRNAAFPAVFSVHTLHLVADLPAALGEIRRVLAQGGSFALGYIDHDPAAPIGWTLHAWRQALAARGHDLHAPMWRDYPEIVAALAARWGTPHTVEAARWQKTVVPADVLESVSTRQFTPYWGLPDDEHAAIVAELRAAARAAFGDLHRPRPDPRRFVWHFFRR comes from the coding sequence ATGCCTTTTCGGGGCCGGTGCTGTGGCTGCTACGGCCACGCCGACGCAAGCAGGCCGCTCAGCAGTCTCCCGACGAAGCCCCCAAACCCTCGTCGGAGCCCTGACCCCACCGTCCTTGCAACCCCAGGAGCACCCAGGGTGGATACTGCCTTTCACGGCGATCCCCGGCACTACGACCAAAGCCGCAGCCTGCCGCCCGGCGTGCAGGAAGCCATCGTGGCGGCGCTGGCCGCGCGCCTGCCCGAGGGTGCGCGGGTGCTGGATGTGGGCGCGGGCAGCGGACGCCTCGCCCTGCCGCTGGCCGCGCGCGGTTTCTGGGTCGTGGCTGCTGACCTCTCGCCGGAAATGCTCGCCCACCTGCGCGCCAAACGGCCTGCGGGCGCGGCTTTTCCGCAGCCGGTGCTGACCGACGCGATGCACCTGCCGTTCCGCAATGCCGCATTCCCCGCGGTGTTCAGCGTGCACACCCTGCACCTGGTGGCCGACCTGCCCGCCGCGCTGGGCGAAATCCGACGGGTGCTTGCCCAGGGCGGCTCGTTTGCCTTAGGTTACATTGACCACGACCCCGCCGCGCCCATCGGCTGGACGCTGCACGCGTGGCGGCAGGCATTGGCCGCCCGCGGCCACGATCTGCACGCGCCCATGTGGCGCGATTACCCCGAAATCGTGGCCGCGCTGGCCGCGCGCTGGGGCACACCCCACACGGTAGAAGCCGCGCGCTGGCAGAAAACCGTGGTGCCAGCGGACGTGCTGGAAAGCGTAAGCACCCGCCAGTTCACGCCCTACTGGGGCCTGCCCGACGACGAGCACGCCGCCATCGTGGCTGAACTGCGCGCCGCGGCTCGCGCGGCCTTCGGCGACCTGCACCGCCCCCGCCCCGACCCCCGCCGCTTCGTCTGGCACTTTTTCAGGCGGTGA
- the pssA gene encoding CDP-diacylglycerol--serine O-phosphatidyltransferase, whose amino-acid sequence MPKRAARRRQGISLLPSLFTTGNLFLGFASLVSGIGGHYTRAAALIYVAMLFDFVDGPLARLTGSSSDFGVEYDSLADSLSFGVAPATLAYLYALQRYDRYGWIVAFLFAAGAALRLGRYNTTTRPGKANTYFQGLSTPTASGTLGGLVLLSTRYALDEQTRATLFFIAVPLLAFLMVSTLPYYSFKTVRLNRKQAFYATAGIAVGFAAIAAEPTLVLPLMFLVYAFSGPVLWLLRPRRRKQAAQQSPDEAPKPSSEP is encoded by the coding sequence ATGCCCAAACGTGCTGCGCGCCGTCGGCAGGGCATTTCTTTGCTGCCCAGCCTGTTCACCACCGGCAACCTCTTTCTCGGCTTTGCTTCGCTGGTCTCGGGCATCGGCGGCCACTATACCCGCGCTGCGGCGCTGATTTATGTCGCCATGCTGTTCGATTTCGTGGACGGCCCCCTCGCCCGACTGACCGGCTCTTCCAGCGACTTCGGGGTGGAATACGACTCGCTCGCCGACTCGCTCTCTTTCGGCGTCGCTCCCGCCACTTTGGCTTACCTCTATGCCCTGCAACGCTACGACCGCTATGGTTGGATCGTCGCCTTCCTGTTCGCTGCCGGCGCCGCGCTGCGGCTGGGGCGCTACAACACCACCACCAGACCCGGGAAAGCCAACACCTATTTCCAGGGGCTTTCCACGCCCACGGCCTCGGGCACCCTCGGCGGGCTGGTGTTGCTTTCCACCCGCTATGCCCTGGATGAGCAAACCCGCGCGACCCTGTTTTTCATCGCGGTGCCGCTGCTGGCTTTCCTGATGGTGAGCACCCTGCCCTATTACAGTTTCAAAACCGTGCGGCTCAACCGCAAGCAAGCCTTCTATGCCACGGCAGGCATCGCGGTGGGCTTCGCGGCCATTGCGGCCGAGCCCACGCTGGTGCTGCCGTTGATGTTCCTCGTCTATGCCTTTTCGGGGCCGGTGCTGTGGCTGCTACGGCCACGCCGACGCAAGCAGGCCGCTCAGCAGTCTCCCGACGAAGCCCCCAAACCCTCGTCGGAGCCCTGA